One stretch of Euphorbia lathyris chromosome 7, ddEupLath1.1, whole genome shotgun sequence DNA includes these proteins:
- the LOC136235537 gene encoding rho GTPase-activating protein REN1-like isoform X13 has product MTINKAANTESSQGDVGAPRTPPGHPPQGPYENVRYRTGNTVLKSGPLFISSKGIGWTSWKKRWFILTRTSLVFFRSDPSVVPQRGSEVNLTLGGIDLNNSGSVVVKADKRLLTVLFPDGRDGRAFTLKAETSDDLYEWKTALENALSQAPSSALTMGQNGILKNDQTDSADAPFEQSKDKVPAKGLVLGRPVLLALEDVDGSPSFLEKALRFIEEYGIKVEGILRQAAAVDDVEHRIREFEQGKTEFSSTEDAHVIADCVKYFLRELPSSPVPASCCNALLEAFRKSVGRDRSNRVNNMRVAILETFPEPNRRLLERILLMMQLVASHKSENRMSTSAVAACMAPLLLRPLLAGECEIENDFDMGGDGSIQLLQAAAAANHAQAIVITLLEEYDKIFGIVQEAVMSPGLYSDSEECESEDEEVTDDDESYEDDDQDDVYTDDDLNDASTGTVSDDDHLLEDKMQGGDDLRSLSKPPKVANDSKFGELSNSVQTSLPSPHHVARDKNFLGQSKNNLTMQTIESDEIISDNEQTGDPSACIQKNRSMSNGPVHEIRSPTHWGRLPAKKNLSLGSVDFSSGDEDEIAKLEATKTELQQRISEEVKGNEALQTSLGQKKKVLHERRLVLEQDVARLQEELQRERDKRAVLERGLSKSDGPVPPGVDEKVSLICNQFGAEG; this is encoded by the exons ATGACCATTAATAAAGCCGCTAACACAGAATCGTCTCAG GGAGATGTCGGTGCTCCTCGAACTCCTCCAGGTCATCCGCCTCAGGGACCGTACGAAAATGTTCGTTATCGTACTGGAAATAcg GTTTTAAAGAGCGGGCCACTTTTTATATCATCTAAAG GAATCGGATGGACTTCATGGAAGAAAAGGTGGTTTATTCTAACCCGAACATCACTTGTTTTCTTCAGAAGTGATCCT AGTGTCGTTCCTCAAAGAGGGAGTGAAGTAAACTTAACCCTTGGTGGTATTGACCTCAACAATTCAGGCAG TGTGGTTGTAAAGGCAGACAAAAGACTCTTGACTGTTCTCTTTCCTGATGGTCGGGATGGCCGAGCTTTCACTCTAAAG GCTGAAACGTCAGACGATTTATATGAGTGGAAGACTGCCCTTGAGAATGCTCTATCGCAAGCACCAAGTTCTGCACTCACGATGGGGCAAAATGGTATCTTGAAGAATGACCAAACTGATAGTGCTGATGCTCCTTTCGAACAGT CAAAGGACAAAGTGCCCGCGAAAGGTTTGGTCCTCGGCAGGCCAGTTTTGCTTGCTCTAGAAGATGTTGATGGATCTCCTTCTTTTCTAGAAAAGGCTCTTAGATTTATAGAAGAGTACG GAATCAAGGTAGAAGGAATCTTGCGACAAGCTGCAGCTGTTGATGATGTTGAGCATCGAATTCGAGAATTTGAACAGG GAAAAACAGAGTTTTCGTCAACTGAAGATGCACACGTGATCGCTGATTGTGTCAAG TATTTCTTGCGGGAGTTGCCATCTTCTCCTGTCCCTGCATCTTGCTGCAATGCACTTCTAGAAGCATTTCGTAAGTCTGTTG GAAGAGATCGTAGCAATCGAGTTAATAACATGCGAGTGGCAATATTGGAAACTTTCCCTGAGCCAAACCGTCGATTATTGGAAAG AATTCTATTGATGATGCAACTTGTGGCTTCTCACAAATCTGAGAACCGAATGAGCACGTCAGCTGTTGCTGCTTGTATGGCACCCCTACTTCTTCGTCCCCTTTTAGCTGGTGAAtgtgaaattgaaaatgattttGATATGGGAGGTGATGGTTCCATTCAACTTCTGCAAGCAGCCGCTGCAGCTAATCATGCTCAAGCCATTGTGATAACCTTATTGGAGGAGTATGACAAGATATTTGGT ATTGTCCAGGAAGCTGTCATGTCCCCTGGACTATACTCTGATTCAGAAGAATGTGAAAGTGAGGATGAGGAGGTAACAGATGATGATGAGTCCTACGAAGACGATGATCAGGATGATGTGTACACTGATGATGATCTCAACGATGCATCAACTGGAACTGTGAGTGATGATGATCATCTTCTTGAAGATAAG ATGCAGGGTGGCGATGATCTTAGATCTCTTTCCAAGCCCCCTAAAGTAGCTAATGATTCTAAATTTGGGGAGTTGTCAAATTCAGTTCAAACTTCATTACCTTCACCCCATCATGTAGCAAGGGATAAGAATTTCCTGGGACAAAGTAAGAATAATTTGACAATGCAAACAATTGAGTCTGATGAAATTATATCGGACAATGAGCAAACTGGGGATCCATCTGCATGCATTCAAAAAAATAGGAGCATGTCCAATGGACCTGTGCATGAAATTAGGTCTCCAACCCATTGGGGACGTTTGCCT GCAAAGAAGAACCTTTCTTTGGGATCTGTTGATTTTTCGTCCGGTGATGA AGATGAAATTGCAAAGCTGGAGGCAACAAAAACTGAATTACAACAAAGAATTTCTGAAGAG GTTAAAGGTAACGAAGCTCTGCAAACCAGCTTGGGACAAAAAAAGAAAGTGCTGCATGAGCGACGTCTAGTACTTGAGCAAGAT GTAGCAAGACTTCAGGAAGAGCTGCAAAGGGAGAGAGATAAGAGAGCTGTTCTGGAAAGGGGACTTAGCAAATCTGATGGACCTGTTCCTCCTGGAGTTGATGAAAAAGTTAGTTTAAT ATGTAACCAATTTGGAGCAGAAGGTTGA